In Hypomesus transpacificus isolate Combined female chromosome 25, fHypTra1, whole genome shotgun sequence, one DNA window encodes the following:
- the cnpy4 gene encoding protein canopy 4 translates to MTVILLSFLWFCSFVLAEENERLPNKCEVCKFLTVELQASLEKSGRSKEVLELGEVLDNGKRRRKIKYNTSETRLTEAVDNICEGILQYSVHAERPGSLRYAKGTSQTMSTLKNLVNKGVKVELGLPYELWDEPSVEVSDMKKQCETMLEQFEEVVEDWYFHHQEERLERFLCENYVLNDSEQDCLKEVWKGDMGMKGAGGEAKSEGGGDGGNTHDAGEL, encoded by the exons ATGACAGTTATCCTTTTGTCTTTTCTTTGGTTCTGCAGCTTTGTTTTGGCTGAAGAGAATGAGAGGTTGCCAAATAAATGTGAAG TGTGTAAGTTCCTGACAGTGGAGCTGCAGGCTTCCCTGGAGAAAAGCGGCCGCTCCAAGGAAGTCCTGGAGCTAGGGGAGGTGCTGGACAACGGGAAACGTAGGCGCAAAATCAAATACAACACCTC agaGACTCGTCTGACCGAGGCGGTCGACAACATCTGTGAGGGCATCCTGCAGTACAGCGTCCACGCCGAGAGACCTGGCAGCCTGCGATAcgccaag GGCACCAGTCAGACCATGTCAACCCTGAAGAACCTGGTGAACAAGGGAGTGAAGGTGGAGCTGGGGCTTCCCTACGAGCTCTGGGACGAGCCCTCTGTGGAGGTGTCAGACATGAAGAAGCAG TGTGAGACCATGCTGGAGCAGTTTGAGGAGGTGGTCGAGGACTGGTACTTCCACCACCAGGAAGAAAGACTGGAACGCTTTCTGTGTGAAAACTACGTGCTCAACGACTCTGAGCaag ACTGTCTGAAGGAGGTGTGGAAAGGGGATATGGGTATGAAGGGAGCAGGTGGAGAGGcaaagagtgagggaggaggagacggagggaaCACGCATGATGCTGGAGAACTGTGA
- the ntn5 gene encoding LOW QUALITY PROTEIN: netrin-3 (The sequence of the model RefSeq protein was modified relative to this genomic sequence to represent the inferred CDS: deleted 1 base in 1 codon) yields MMFLPFSPPFSPPSLSLFLLLLSLPPSLLSPALSHSPLSWTSPHDPCYHLNGRPRHCLSEFINAAYGLPVSAAHSVRGPSEHDANISALTDLHNPHNLTCWAAQGGVSDGGDWAVTLPLGRRFEVTYISLQFCQQGEPSDPVSISVLKSMDHGRTWKPMQHYSSDCPGRFGMPAQTVAQTRHQETEPLCSDPRPLQRHRGGMVLAFSTLDGRPSSPDFDYSPTLQDWVTATDIRVVFHQPEPRVRKVEEKAGEGGGVLRGGGGVLRWRAGSKGVTGDKVTGDNMLGFVEKETRTKNTENRGRNGAEKMDKSWRRGHNKGAGQGEEGHNVTRKEDGDPHPRDTSTSSKKGTNKGKGRGRKREGHHLWPCQDGNCDWRVEGQGRDNKGREFRRRRNNNRNSRQKSRNLQLTRPSPLMSSPPVRPPLALSDLQVGGRCKCNGHASRCRRDDSGRAVCVCEHHTAGADCDVCEDFYYDRPWQRATPSQPHPCVSCECNGHSSKCRFSMEVFQQSGRRSGGVCLKCRHHTAGRHCQYCHNGYTRDHSKTPSHRKACQPCQCHPMGAVGHWCNQTSGQCLCRDGVTGLRCNRCAAGYKQGSSPLRPCIRIQEVSPTAMYQPQYSIAEECISYCQPSQVEVKMNLETYCLKDYVLKVQIRGMERSGPWWQFSIWIQTVFRTGSPSRVRRGPQALWVPDRDLGCGCPALHVGRTYLLIGAEEGGRGWGPEESRLVADRSTLALQWREHWTPKLRGFRGQDKRGRCPLKSPDHQGGIAKPQKGYIPPHLIPEQETEAYTAHTHPPPTHTHSVVAGDTPAQEAEESVTPNTHFHTHSSHGQTHTEPSAPPSAPPLSPPPLPPSPLSSAPRRVPSETGGWREKGPAMRGENKRWARPLLSKEFGDME; encoded by the exons ATGATGTTCctgcccttctcccctcccttctcccctccctccctctctctcttcctcctcctcctttccctcccaccGTCCCTCCTCTCCCCGGCCCTCTCCCATTCCCCTCTGAGCTGGACCTCGCCGCATGACCCGTGTTATCACCTGAACGGCCGTCCGCGCCACTGCCTGTCAGAATTCATCAACGCCGCCTACGGGCTCCCCGTCAGCGCCGCCCACTCCGTGCGGGGACCCTCCGAGCACGACGCCAACATCTCCGCCCTCACCGATCTCCACAACCCCCACAACCTGACCTGCTGGGCAGCCCAGGGAGGGGTGTCGGACGGCGGGGACTGGGCCGTCACCCTCCCCCTAGGCAGGCGCTTCGAGGTCACCTACATCAGCCTGCAGTTctgccagcagggggagccCTCCGATCCGGTCTCCATCTCCGTCCTCAAGTCCATGGACCACGGGAGGACCTGGAAGCCCATGCAGCACTACTCCAGCGACTGCCCTGGGAGATTCGGCATGCCGGCCCAGACCGTGGCCCAGACCAGGCACCAGGAGACGGAGCCACTGTGCTCTGACCCCCGGCCTCTGCAGAGGCACCGGGGGGGCATGGTGTTGGCCTTCTCCACCCTGGACGGAAGGCCCTCCTCACCGGACTTCGACTACAGCCCCACCCTCCAAGACTGGGTGACGGCCACGGACATCCGGGTGGTGTTCCACCAGCCTGAGCCGAGGGTGAGGAAGGTTGAGGAGAAggcaggggagggtggaggcgtcttaaggggaggtggtggggttTTGAGGTGGCGGGCAGGCTCCAAAGGTGTGACTGGAGATAAGGTCACTGGGGATAACATGTTGGGCTTTGTGGAAAAGGAGACAAGgacaaaaaatacagaaaacagAGGGAGGAACGGGGCTGAAAAGATGGATAAATCCTGGAGGCGGGGCCACAACAaaggggcggggcagggggaggaggggcataaCGTGACCAGGAAGGAAGATGGGGACCCACATCCCAGGGATACGTCTACTTCCTCTAAGAAAGGAACTAACAAGGGGAAAGGGCGTGGCCGCAAGAGGGAGGGACACCATTTGTGGCCATGCCAGGATGGGAATTGTGATTGGAGGGTTGAGGGTCAGGGGCGGGACAACAAGGGGCGGGAATTCAGGCGACGGAGGAACAACAATCGTAACTCCAGACAGAAGTCGAGGAATCTTCAGTTGACTCGTCCCTCTCCGCTAatgtcctcccctcctgtccgcCCCCCCCTGGCGCTCTCGGATCTTCAGGTGGGGGGTCGGTGTAAATGCAATGGCCACGCCTCTCGGTGTCGCCGCGACGACTCAGgacgggctgtgtgtgtgtgcgagcatcaCACGGCGGGGGCGgactgtgatgtgtgtgaggaCTTTTACTACGACCGGCCCTGGCAACGAGCCACGCCCTCTCAGCCTCACCCATGTGTCT CATGTGAGTGTAACGGCCACTCCTCCAAGTGTAGGTTCAGCATGGAGGTGTTCCAGCAGTCAGGCCGGCGCAGTGGGGGCGTGTGTCTGAAGTGTCGGCACCACACAGCAGGGCGCCACTGCCAGTACTGCCACAACGGCTACACGCGAGACCACAGCAAGACCCCCAGCCACCGCAAGGCCTGCCAAC CATGTCAGTGTCACCCTATGGGTGCGGTGGGCCACTGGTGTAACCAGACGTCTGGTCAGTGTCTATGTCGGGACGGCGTGACAGGGCTCAGATGTAACCGCTGTGCCGCTGGGTACAAGCAGGGAAGCTCTCCTCTGCGCCCCTGTATAC GAATCCAAGAGGTTTCCCCCACCGCCATGTATCAGCCTCAATACAGCATAG CTGAGGAATGTATTTCATACTGCCAGCCCTCCCAGGTCGAAGTTAAGATGAATCTGGAGACCTACTGTCTAAAAGACTATG ttTTGAAGGTTCAGATACGGGGGATGGAACGTTCTGGTCCCTGGTGGCAGTTCTCCATCTGGATCCAGACCGTCTTTCGTACAGGGTCTCCCTCGCGCGTGCGCAGAGGCCCCCAGGCCCTCTGGGTCCCTGACCGGGACCTGGGCTGCGGCTGCCCCGCCCTCCACGTGGGCCGGACATACCTACTGATTGGTGCGGAGGAAGGTGGGCGGGGCTGGGGCCCGGAGGAGAGCAGACTGGTGGCTGATAGGTCGACGTTGGCACTGCAGTGGCGTGAGCACTGG ACCCCCAAACTGAGGGGGTTCAGGGGGCAGGATAAGAGGGGGCGCTGCCCTCTGAAGTCTCCGGACCACCAGGGGGGGATAGCCAAGCCCCAGAAGGGGTATATCCCACCTCATCTCATACCAGAGCAAGAGACTGAGGcgtacacagcacacacacatcctccaccaacacacacacactcggtcgTTGCGGGAGACACACCCGCGCAGGAGGCCGAGGAATCTGTCACGCcgaacacacacttccacacgcACTCTTCACACGGCCAAACTCACACGgagccctcagcccccccctcagccccccccctcagccccccccctctccctccctccccgctctcGTCTGCTCCACGCAGAGTCCCGTCTGAAacgggaggatggagagagaaaggaccaGCCATGAGGGGGGAAAACAAAAGATGGGCTCGACCCCTTCTCTCCAAGGAGTTTGGCGACATGGAATAG